In Desulfosediminicola ganghwensis, a single window of DNA contains:
- a CDS encoding Crp/Fnr family transcriptional regulator, protein MKFLEANLLDHLERPEFADLYSALEPEYHAKGNFVSQPGDQRNRIFIVVHGRVRIYLGYEEKEFSLGILTRGDIYSSHTPTFVQALTDATLLTANVETFRQRMVGDPEITKAMVRVLGNILERSFSIIDSLAFKDVGARLIALLSYEARKHGSVQGDGSIEVEIDLSTEHLARLVGSSRQTISMLLNELIRGDLVIRPRRGLYVIQDIQALEHAGGIGIQ, encoded by the coding sequence ATGAAATTTCTAGAGGCGAATCTTCTCGATCATCTTGAAAGACCTGAGTTTGCAGACCTGTATTCAGCCCTGGAGCCCGAATATCATGCCAAGGGGAACTTTGTCAGTCAGCCGGGTGATCAGCGCAATCGAATCTTCATTGTTGTGCATGGCCGGGTGCGTATTTATCTCGGTTATGAGGAAAAGGAGTTCAGTCTCGGTATTCTGACGCGCGGAGATATCTATTCGAGCCATACCCCTACATTTGTGCAGGCGCTTACTGACGCAACCCTGCTTACCGCCAACGTTGAGACTTTCCGGCAACGCATGGTCGGTGACCCTGAAATCACCAAAGCCATGGTACGGGTGCTGGGTAATATTCTGGAGCGTTCTTTCTCAATAATTGACAGCCTTGCCTTTAAGGATGTGGGTGCACGTCTGATAGCTCTGCTCTCCTACGAAGCGAGAAAACACGGATCAGTGCAGGGTGATGGTTCAATTGAGGTTGAAATAGATCTGTCGACCGAGCACCTGGCTCGTCTTGTGGGCTCGTCGAGGCAGACGATCTCAATGCTCCTCAATGAACTTATACGTGGCGATCTTGTTATCCGGCCACGGCGGGGACTCTATGTAATTCAGGACATTCAGGCCCTGGAACATGCTGGTGGGATAGGTATCCAGTAA
- the cooS gene encoding anaerobic carbon-monoxide dehydrogenase catalytic subunit: MAKDSGDVKNKSIWEDATKMIEKAARDGVETVWDRFEQQTPGCKFCELGLTCKNCNMGPCRISLKENGKMQRGVCGADGNVIVARNFGRFVAGGSAGHSDHGRDLIEVLEAIVEGKASAYTITNEEKLYRVAQEVGVATDGRTKQDVARELVDVLFADFGSRKKELAFMGRVPEKRKEIWRQLNVIPRGVDREIAEMMHRTHMGCDNDAISTMLHSARTALADGWGGSMIGTELSDIIFGVPTPAASKVNLGVIRKEQVNILVHGHNPVVSEMVLAAARDPEMIAKAKAAGAEGINIGGLCCTGNELLGRQGIPMAGNHLMTELAIVTGAVEAVVVDYQCIMPSLVQAAACYHTRFITTSDKARFTGATHVSFDTSRAAEQARQIVEMSIEAYGSRDNSRVEIPVEPVDIVSGFSNEALLDMLGGSLEPLLEAIKDGSIRGVVAIVGCNNPKFTHDSQNVGLAKELIKRDILVLATGCITTAAGKAGLMVPAGAEMAGPGLQKICGALDIPPVLHFGSCVDNSRVIQLCGSIADALGVDISDLPVWGASPEWYSEKAVAIGVYCVASGIPVQIGTPPQITGSKLVTDLATGGLEDVFGASFLVEADYRIAAEKMDERIKAKRKALGLGE; encoded by the coding sequence ATGGCTAAAGATAGTGGTGATGTGAAGAACAAAAGCATCTGGGAAGATGCTACGAAAATGATAGAAAAAGCGGCCAGGGATGGCGTGGAAACTGTCTGGGATCGTTTTGAACAACAAACACCCGGGTGCAAATTCTGTGAATTGGGGTTGACCTGCAAAAACTGCAATATGGGACCATGCAGGATCAGCCTCAAAGAAAACGGCAAGATGCAGCGTGGAGTTTGCGGGGCTGATGGTAACGTCATTGTAGCCCGAAATTTCGGCCGCTTTGTCGCTGGTGGCTCTGCTGGACATTCCGACCATGGCCGGGACCTGATTGAAGTACTTGAAGCGATAGTGGAGGGCAAAGCCAGTGCTTACACCATCACGAATGAAGAGAAGCTGTACCGGGTCGCACAGGAGGTAGGAGTAGCCACCGATGGCAGGACAAAGCAGGATGTGGCGAGAGAACTGGTCGATGTCTTGTTTGCAGATTTCGGCAGCAGAAAAAAAGAACTGGCCTTTATGGGCCGGGTTCCCGAGAAGCGAAAAGAGATCTGGCGGCAGTTGAATGTAATTCCCCGGGGGGTGGACAGGGAAATAGCAGAGATGATGCACCGCACCCATATGGGGTGTGATAATGACGCGATTTCCACCATGCTGCACTCAGCCCGGACGGCCTTGGCAGATGGTTGGGGTGGCTCGATGATTGGGACTGAATTGTCGGATATTATTTTCGGAGTACCGACCCCCGCTGCATCGAAAGTAAACCTGGGAGTGATCCGGAAAGAACAGGTCAATATCCTGGTGCATGGCCACAATCCGGTGGTCTCAGAAATGGTTTTGGCAGCAGCCCGTGATCCGGAAATGATTGCCAAAGCAAAAGCAGCCGGCGCGGAAGGCATCAATATCGGTGGATTGTGTTGTACCGGCAATGAGCTGCTCGGCCGTCAGGGAATTCCCATGGCAGGCAACCACCTGATGACGGAACTGGCCATAGTGACCGGGGCGGTGGAAGCTGTTGTGGTCGATTACCAGTGCATTATGCCAAGCCTGGTTCAGGCGGCTGCGTGTTATCATACCAGGTTTATCACGACTTCCGACAAGGCGCGTTTTACCGGTGCAACCCATGTGTCATTTGATACTTCAAGAGCAGCGGAGCAGGCGCGCCAGATCGTCGAAATGAGTATTGAGGCATATGGTAGTAGGGATAACTCAAGGGTTGAGATCCCGGTGGAGCCGGTGGATATAGTCTCAGGTTTCTCCAACGAAGCCCTGCTGGACATGCTGGGAGGTAGTCTTGAACCGTTGCTTGAGGCCATTAAGGACGGATCGATCCGTGGTGTCGTGGCGATAGTTGGCTGCAATAACCCCAAATTCACCCACGATTCACAGAACGTGGGGCTCGCTAAAGAGCTCATCAAGAGAGATATTCTCGTGCTCGCCACCGGCTGTATCACCACAGCGGCAGGAAAGGCGGGACTGATGGTTCCAGCAGGTGCCGAAATGGCAGGGCCGGGTTTGCAGAAGATCTGTGGCGCTCTTGATATACCACCGGTGCTGCACTTCGGCTCATGTGTTGATAATTCGCGGGTCATCCAGTTATGCGGTAGTATTGCCGACGCTCTGGGCGTTGACATCTCTGATCTTCCGGTCTGGGGCGCTTCGCCTGAGTGGTATTCGGAGAAAGCGGTGGCTATTGGCGTTTATTGCGTGGCTTCCGGTATTCCGGTGCAGATCGGTACCCCGCCCCAGATCACTGGTTCAAAGCTGGTGACTGATCTGGCAACAGGTGGGCTGGAAGACGTTTTTGGCGCATCATTTCTGGTGGAAGCGGATTACAGGATTGCGGCAGAGAAGATGGATGAGCGGATCAAGGCAAAGCGTAAGGCGCTTGGGCTTGGTGAGTAG
- a CDS encoding acetate uptake transporter codes for MSRELANPAPLGLMGFGMTTILLNIHNAGFFPIDSMILAMGIFYGGIAQVIVGIMCFFRGDTFGTTAFTSYGLFWLTLVGLLTMPHMGLPASPHSFMGWYLLLWGIFTTFMFVGSLRYPRAKQFVFGSLTLLFFLLAARDFTGSELIGTIAGFEGIICGASAIYFAMAQVLNNEYGRTVLPIGALKK; via the coding sequence ATGTCTCGCGAACTTGCCAATCCCGCACCCCTAGGACTTATGGGGTTCGGTATGACAACTATTCTGCTCAATATTCACAATGCCGGGTTCTTTCCCATCGACTCCATGATTCTTGCCATGGGCATTTTCTATGGTGGTATAGCCCAGGTAATCGTCGGCATCATGTGCTTTTTCCGGGGTGACACCTTCGGCACCACGGCCTTTACTTCTTACGGACTGTTCTGGCTTACCCTTGTTGGCCTGCTCACCATGCCGCATATGGGACTACCTGCAAGTCCACATAGCTTCATGGGCTGGTACCTTCTCCTCTGGGGAATTTTCACCACCTTCATGTTTGTCGGCTCACTCCGCTATCCCCGGGCCAAACAGTTTGTGTTCGGTTCATTGACGCTGCTGTTCTTTCTGCTTGCTGCCCGCGATTTCACCGGCAGCGAGTTGATCGGTACCATTGCCGGCTTTGAAGGCATCATCTGTGGCGCGAGCGCGATCTATTTTGCCATGGCGCAGGTACTGAACAATGAGTACGGCCGTACCGTTCTGCCCATTGGTGCACTAAAGAAATAA
- a CDS encoding Gfo/Idh/MocA family protein, giving the protein MGTDGYNPALHHLGRRLRLAVIGGGPGSFIGGMHRQAARLTDCYELVAAALSSNPERARQGGKDLGLSEDRIYTDGLELIRSEVARDNGAEVVAIMTPNDSHFIYAAAAMKGGLDVICDKPMTNTLDEAEKLVDMVAQTGRIFRLTHNYTGYPLVRQAKAMVEQEELGEIRLIQIEYVQGGKADESKADPTGANAPWRYRVEKGGPSLVMGDIGTHAHNLIRYVTGLEVAEVAAEAGAIVPNRLIDDYAGAMLRMNNGARGSFWVTQAAAGVENSLQFRISGTKGTLEWGQEVPQRLTFKPLGRPAEVRTPNGPGTLMLSAYASHIVAGHPEGFPDGFANIYRDAAEAIAAKRAGVQPRGEAMTCPDEKDGLASIRFVTAVLKSSELESRWVGV; this is encoded by the coding sequence ATGGGGACGGATGGCTATAATCCAGCTTTGCATCATCTGGGCAGGCGTTTGCGGTTGGCAGTGATTGGTGGCGGCCCTGGATCGTTTATCGGGGGAATGCACCGGCAGGCGGCCAGATTGACTGACTGTTACGAGTTGGTTGCTGCAGCACTTTCCTCAAACCCGGAGCGCGCAAGACAAGGCGGGAAAGATCTGGGCCTTTCAGAAGATCGCATCTACACTGATGGACTGGAGCTGATTCGATCCGAAGTGGCCAGAGACAACGGTGCAGAGGTTGTGGCGATCATGACACCGAATGACAGTCACTTTATCTATGCGGCTGCCGCAATGAAGGGTGGTCTGGATGTGATATGTGATAAGCCGATGACCAATACTCTGGATGAGGCAGAGAAGCTTGTCGACATGGTAGCGCAGACAGGGCGGATATTCAGGCTTACGCATAATTACACCGGCTATCCACTGGTTCGTCAGGCAAAAGCCATGGTGGAACAGGAGGAATTAGGTGAGATTCGACTGATTCAGATTGAGTATGTGCAGGGCGGCAAGGCTGATGAGTCGAAGGCAGATCCGACAGGGGCAAATGCTCCCTGGCGTTATCGAGTTGAAAAAGGTGGTCCTTCTCTGGTGATGGGGGATATCGGAACCCATGCCCATAATCTTATCAGATATGTGACAGGACTGGAGGTTGCGGAGGTTGCTGCAGAGGCAGGTGCCATAGTACCGAACCGGCTGATTGACGATTATGCCGGGGCCATGCTCCGCATGAATAATGGTGCGCGGGGGAGTTTCTGGGTAACCCAGGCCGCGGCGGGGGTGGAGAATTCGTTGCAGTTTCGAATCTCCGGAACTAAAGGTACTTTGGAGTGGGGCCAGGAGGTTCCGCAGCGTTTAACTTTTAAGCCCCTTGGCCGGCCGGCAGAGGTGAGGACACCAAACGGCCCCGGAACTTTGATGCTTTCCGCATATGCCAGCCATATTGTTGCAGGGCACCCGGAAGGTTTTCCGGATGGATTCGCCAATATTTACCGGGATGCTGCAGAAGCTATAGCTGCAAAACGTGCTGGTGTTCAACCAAGGGGGGAGGCGATGACCTGTCCTGATGAAAAAGACGGACTAGCCTCTATCCGCTTTGTGACAGCTGTGCTGAAATCCTCTGAGCTTGAGAGCCGTTGGGTTGGAGTTTAG
- a CDS encoding M14 family zinc carboxypeptidase: MIKQMALCVTLALSAGSAIAATEITPGGPWLTPNQQVSLSRISTYEDLEKKLFQLEKSSKGLVELEVIGHSGQERNIYLAKVGNPANTPVMIMTQQHGNEQMTTEAALQVLQQLATGNSKVMSILDKLYVLMIVRANPDGAVLDTRGNTDPSAPPRNSGSCFASDGTVIDELLDQGRGVYSTTFVDADGVLQSDYDINRYHWHDWSQSDQVVCNPGLSGPAFDPDVNPVPEAQAVLDAFNYYAPLWIADFHHQATYVTDDGENVTSSILWPRNENVEAGVVDLSKQLCVTIYEHMQQFGFSTVTLYPGGTFPGIARNAYGLGGSGSILVELKGAIGQKQSGMIIKHASEQMWAILEATANESLFGIDPLLADEIPADRYFYYKDFQKSADDSEE; the protein is encoded by the coding sequence ATGATCAAGCAAATGGCATTGTGCGTTACGTTGGCCTTGAGCGCTGGTTCAGCAATAGCTGCTACGGAGATAACGCCGGGTGGTCCCTGGCTCACACCAAATCAGCAGGTTTCATTATCGAGGATCAGCACATACGAAGATCTTGAGAAGAAACTTTTTCAGTTAGAAAAATCTTCCAAGGGTCTGGTGGAGCTGGAGGTAATTGGGCATTCCGGGCAGGAGAGAAATATCTATCTGGCAAAAGTCGGTAATCCTGCAAACACTCCCGTTATGATAATGACTCAGCAGCATGGTAATGAACAGATGACCACAGAGGCTGCGTTGCAGGTGTTGCAGCAACTTGCCACCGGCAACAGCAAGGTAATGTCGATTCTCGATAAACTTTACGTCCTGATGATTGTACGGGCTAATCCTGATGGTGCTGTGTTGGATACCAGGGGAAACACTGACCCATCGGCACCTCCGCGCAACTCAGGGAGTTGTTTTGCCAGTGATGGCACGGTTATTGATGAACTACTTGATCAGGGGCGAGGGGTGTATTCCACAACTTTCGTGGATGCTGATGGAGTCCTTCAATCGGACTATGATATCAACAGATATCATTGGCACGATTGGTCGCAGAGTGATCAAGTCGTCTGCAATCCAGGGCTGTCAGGCCCTGCATTTGATCCAGATGTCAACCCGGTACCTGAAGCTCAGGCAGTTCTTGATGCCTTCAACTATTATGCCCCTCTCTGGATTGCAGATTTTCATCATCAGGCGACATATGTCACAGATGATGGTGAAAATGTCACGAGCTCAATTCTCTGGCCGAGAAATGAGAATGTTGAGGCGGGGGTAGTCGATCTTTCGAAACAGTTGTGTGTGACAATCTATGAGCATATGCAGCAATTTGGTTTCTCGACTGTAACACTTTATCCTGGTGGTACCTTCCCTGGAATTGCCAGGAATGCTTACGGACTTGGTGGCTCCGGTTCAATTCTCGTTGAACTGAAAGGTGCAATAGGGCAGAAGCAAAGTGGTATGATCATTAAGCACGCCTCAGAACAAATGTGGGCTATACTGGAGGCCACCGCAAACGAAAGCCTTTTTGGGATAGATCCGCTATTGGCTGATGAGATACCGGCAGATCGTTACTTCTATTACAAAGATTTCCAGAAGTCGGCAGATGACAGTGAAGAATAG
- a CDS encoding Na+/H+ antiporter NhaC family protein, producing MLNNSVDSPSEPSPSALALLPLGVFLLLFIGVGGYLTMQGVDFAFYQLPAPVAALPAVILALILSKDKLNKALEHFLRGVGHNDIMAMCMIYLLAGAFAAVAKATGGVDATVNLGLSLLPASFILPGIFIISAFISTAMGTSMGTIAAVAPVALGIAQVAGIDTSLMAGVVLSGAMFGDNLSIISDTTIAATRSQGCHMKDKFRENLFIALPAAAAAIAIFMMSNSVTDAPAAESFEWIKVLPYITILVLAVSGLNVFVVLGIGILLAGTIGMVSAADYTLGNYVKDIYAGFGNMQEIFLLSMLIGGIGELMRRQGGLAWLTGLVGRVIGAFSKDHNTGSNLKASELGIAGLVALTNVCTANNTVAIIVSGGVARKLAEENGVTARRSASLLDIFSCVIQGLLPYGAQALLLGSVFALSPLSVVSHSYYCLLLAASGIIAVFLKRRRQ from the coding sequence ATGTTAAACAATTCTGTAGATTCTCCATCAGAGCCAAGTCCCTCGGCTCTGGCTCTTTTGCCGCTTGGCGTTTTTCTTCTGCTATTTATAGGGGTTGGCGGTTATTTGACCATGCAGGGGGTAGATTTTGCCTTCTATCAGCTTCCTGCCCCCGTTGCCGCCTTGCCTGCCGTTATCCTGGCACTCATTTTGAGTAAGGATAAACTCAATAAGGCACTCGAACATTTTCTGCGCGGCGTAGGCCATAACGATATAATGGCCATGTGTATGATCTATCTGCTGGCAGGCGCATTTGCCGCTGTTGCCAAGGCAACGGGTGGTGTTGATGCCACTGTCAATCTGGGCCTGTCTCTGTTGCCGGCGAGTTTTATCCTGCCTGGCATATTTATTATTTCAGCTTTTATCTCAACAGCCATGGGCACTTCTATGGGCACCATTGCTGCTGTCGCCCCCGTGGCGTTGGGAATTGCGCAGGTGGCAGGCATTGATACATCCCTGATGGCTGGTGTGGTCTTGAGTGGTGCCATGTTCGGCGATAACCTGTCTATCATTTCCGATACCACTATTGCGGCAACCCGCTCCCAGGGCTGCCACATGAAGGATAAATTCAGGGAAAACCTGTTTATTGCCCTGCCTGCAGCTGCTGCAGCAATCGCCATATTCATGATGAGCAACAGTGTTACCGATGCTCCGGCAGCAGAGTCTTTTGAGTGGATCAAGGTACTTCCCTATATAACGATCCTGGTATTGGCCGTTTCGGGGTTGAATGTTTTTGTGGTTTTGGGAATTGGCATTTTGCTGGCTGGAACGATTGGTATGGTTTCGGCAGCGGATTATACCCTGGGAAATTATGTAAAAGATATTTATGCAGGTTTTGGCAATATGCAGGAGATTTTCCTGCTCTCCATGCTTATCGGCGGCATCGGTGAATTGATGCGAAGACAAGGTGGTCTCGCCTGGCTTACAGGTCTGGTTGGGCGGGTAATCGGTGCGTTCAGCAAGGATCATAACACCGGCAGTAACCTGAAGGCAAGTGAGCTGGGGATCGCTGGGCTTGTGGCCCTTACCAATGTCTGTACAGCGAACAATACTGTCGCTATTATCGTTTCCGGTGGTGTGGCCCGCAAGCTGGCTGAGGAAAACGGGGTAACAGCAAGGCGGTCCGCAAGTCTGCTGGATATTTTCTCCTGCGTCATACAGGGCTTGTTGCCCTATGGTGCCCAGGCATTGTTGCTTGGTTCGGTTTTTGCGCTTTCGCCTCTTTCTGTGGTCTCACATTCGTACTATTGTTTGTTGCTTGCAGCATCAGGTATCATTGCGGTTTTTTTGAAACGTCGAAGGCAATAA
- a CDS encoding putative lipoprotein: MESKHIAMNALKKSISISIMLAAMALFASGCSVSYSLEKSSDSVSKSSESIMGSFESISASSSGSDESVAMNLKLYQDDVAGLVSFYVKRHGKSRAAFENDLNQIARSHGITNWETMEETYEAIGRGLSIGGVSVYGHSWLLDEGLMKRYDRALKRGYGVS, translated from the coding sequence ATGGAAAGTAAACATATAGCAATGAACGCATTGAAAAAAAGTATTTCGATATCAATAATGTTGGCAGCAATGGCTCTTTTTGCCAGTGGTTGTTCAGTATCCTATTCTCTGGAGAAATCATCCGATTCCGTTTCCAAGAGCTCTGAGTCGATTATGGGGAGTTTTGAGTCAATTTCCGCAAGCTCATCCGGCTCTGATGAGTCTGTGGCAATGAATCTGAAGCTTTATCAGGATGACGTTGCAGGTCTGGTGAGTTTTTATGTGAAAAGGCACGGAAAGAGCCGGGCTGCATTTGAGAATGACCTGAATCAGATTGCCAGATCCCATGGCATTACTAACTGGGAGACAATGGAAGAAACCTACGAGGCAATTGGACGTGGTCTCAGTATTGGCGGTGTCTCAGTTTATGGGCATAGCTGGTTGCTCGACGAAGGGTTGATGAAAAGATATGATAGAGCCCTGAAAAGAGGATATGGCGTTTCCTAA